A genomic region of Planctomycetota bacterium contains the following coding sequences:
- the recA gene encoding recombinase RecA — MAPKGTEDKKEDKKEDLKEDALQQAISQIEKSYGKGAIMKLGGGMRVDIPCISTGALSLDLALGGRGIPKGRVTEIFGPEASGKTTLCLHIVANAQKAGGNAAFIDVEHALDPNYAERIGVNLKDLVISQPDSGEQALDTTELLVRSNAVDLVVIDSVAALVPKSELDGEIGQSHMGLQARLMSQALRKLTGAISKSHTAVIFTNQIREKIGVFFGNPETTPGGRALKFYASVRIEARRGVALKEGEQVIGNRVKIHIVKNKIAPPFKRTEFEILHKNGISREGDLIELGSNLNVIERSGTWLSYKNQKIGQGKDKAREFLSQNPEVVKELEKDILTAYNLNPIIPKNKEASEGD; from the coding sequence ATGGCGCCAAAGGGAACCGAGGATAAAAAAGAAGATAAAAAGGAAGATTTAAAAGAAGACGCGCTTCAGCAGGCAATCAGTCAGATAGAAAAGAGTTACGGAAAAGGGGCGATTATGAAGCTGGGCGGCGGAATGCGGGTGGATATCCCCTGCATCTCGACCGGGGCGCTTTCGCTTGACCTTGCCCTGGGCGGCAGAGGGATTCCCAAAGGGCGCGTTACGGAAATATTCGGGCCGGAAGCCTCCGGGAAAACGACCCTGTGCCTCCATATCGTTGCCAACGCCCAAAAAGCAGGGGGCAACGCGGCTTTCATAGATGTGGAGCACGCCTTGGACCCAAACTACGCGGAAAGAATCGGAGTAAACCTGAAAGACCTGGTCATCTCCCAGCCGGACAGCGGCGAACAGGCGCTGGATACCACCGAGCTTCTGGTCAGGAGCAACGCGGTTGATTTGGTCGTGATAGATTCCGTCGCGGCGCTTGTCCCGAAAAGCGAGCTGGACGGCGAAATCGGGCAAAGCCATATGGGACTGCAGGCGAGATTAATGTCCCAGGCATTGAGAAAACTTACCGGCGCGATAAGCAAATCGCACACGGCGGTTATATTTACCAACCAGATAAGGGAAAAGATCGGCGTATTTTTCGGCAATCCGGAAACGACCCCGGGCGGCCGGGCGCTTAAGTTTTACGCCTCGGTCAGGATAGAAGCCCGGCGCGGAGTGGCACTTAAGGAAGGCGAACAGGTTATCGGCAACCGCGTGAAAATCCACATAGTCAAGAATAAAATCGCACCGCCCTTTAAGAGGACGGAATTTGAAATCCTCCACAAAAACGGGATTTCGCGCGAAGGCGATTTGATTGAGCTGGGCTCCAACCTGAATGTCATAGAGAGGAGCGGCACCTGGCTTTCTTATAAAAACCAGAAAATCGGGCAGGGGAAAGATAAGGCGCGCGAGTTTTTAAGCCAGAACCCGGAAGTGGTCAAGGAACTGGAAAAGGATATCCTGACGGCGTATAACTTAAATCCGATTATCCCTAAAAATAAAGAGGCTTCCGAGGGTGACTAA
- a CDS encoding imidazolonepropionase: MKKRISLVVKNASEVITMRSAKPGPRCGRDMNELGLIPDGALAIDKDKILEAGPTKKITAKYQASRTIDACGKIVTPGLIDSHTHPVFAGDRSNEFEMRLKGATYQEIAASGGGIKSTVKAVREASEKELVNFSLLRMERFLSCGTTTIDAKSGYGLNLPDEMKMLRVIRALGRIQPLELIPTFLGAHEIPPEYQGRKNEYVKLITEQMIPKVLDDKLAEFCDIFCEKGVFEIEESRYILDFARKHGLKIKLHADEFAPLGGAELAAELGAISADHLMAVSDKGIRAMKEKGVIAVLLPGTTFALGLKNYAPARKIIDNGNPVALATDFNPGTCFCESLPAIMNIACTQMKMTPAETLSAVTINAAWAIGRGEALGSIEAGKQADIVIWDAPSYKHIPYHFGVNLVSAVIKKGKGII, translated from the coding sequence ATGAAAAAACGAATAAGTTTGGTTGTCAAAAACGCCTCCGAGGTAATTACCATGCGCTCAGCCAAGCCGGGACCAAGATGCGGGCGTGATATGAACGAATTAGGGCTCATTCCGGATGGAGCGCTGGCTATTGATAAAGATAAAATACTAGAAGCCGGTCCTACTAAAAAAATCACGGCAAAATATCAGGCCTCAAGAACTATTGATGCCTGCGGAAAAATCGTCACGCCGGGACTAATCGATTCACATACGCATCCGGTCTTCGCCGGAGACCGCTCGAACGAATTCGAGATGCGCCTGAAAGGAGCTACTTACCAGGAAATCGCTGCTTCAGGGGGAGGAATAAAATCAACTGTCAAGGCCGTCCGCGAAGCTTCCGAAAAAGAGCTGGTTAATTTTTCCTTACTCAGGATGGAAAGGTTTCTTTCCTGTGGCACTACCACGATAGATGCTAAAAGCGGTTATGGATTAAATCTTCCTGATGAAATGAAAATGCTCCGGGTGATACGCGCTCTTGGCAGGATACAGCCCTTGGAATTAATCCCGACCTTTTTGGGCGCGCATGAAATCCCTCCCGAATACCAGGGCAGGAAAAACGAATACGTCAAGCTTATCACCGAACAAATGATACCTAAGGTGCTTGATGACAAACTCGCCGAATTCTGCGATATCTTCTGCGAAAAAGGCGTGTTTGAAATAGAAGAATCCCGGTATATCCTGGATTTCGCCAGAAAGCACGGATTAAAAATAAAACTCCACGCGGATGAATTCGCGCCCTTGGGCGGCGCGGAGCTGGCCGCCGAACTCGGGGCGATATCCGCCGACCATTTAATGGCCGTTTCGGATAAAGGCATCCGGGCGATGAAAGAAAAAGGGGTGATTGCCGTCCTGCTGCCGGGCACCACGTTTGCCCTCGGACTTAAAAATTACGCGCCGGCACGGAAAATTATCGATAACGGCAATCCGGTCGCACTGGCGACTGATTTCAACCCGGGGACCTGCTTCTGTGAATCGCTGCCGGCCATCATGAATATCGCCTGCACCCAGATGAAAATGACGCCGGCCGAAACGCTGTCCGCAGTAACCATAAACGCCGCCTGGGCAATCGGGCGCGGAGAAGCGCTCGGCTCTATCGAAGCAGGCAAACAGGCGGATATCGTTATCTGGGATGCGCCATCGTATAAACATATTCCCTATCATTTTGGCGTTAACTTGGTCTCTGCCGTGATAAAAAAAGGCAAGGGTATCATTTAA
- a CDS encoding diguanylate cyclase → MLSQETVQLVLYNCMGYKKGETVLVVTDDTLWDLGSAFYNKIKELGIEVVLNSMKPRSINGEEPPQSIAEAMKNADIALLVTGKSLSHTQARRLACASERKTRIASMPGADAKRLEQLLKVDYDEMFRHGFSLSEELKKTKRVEITTPGGTNLSMEITGRAPHVDSGILDTPSAFGNLPAGEVYLAPMEGTANGIIVVDGSISGIGRLKKPIKITVKNGLAEQIDSTELRKIIDPLGPLARNIAELGIGTNPNAEVVGNILEDEKAINMAHIALGDNVSMGGKVKAPCHMDGIMFSPKIKLDGKPIPERLIRWYPSARTAKNRRPISDTTYSIMEFEDTRSSIGPELFQLLFDNSNDPQYVLDLKSQVFMEANRAFLELSGYSKEELVGKLKSSDLTPPNSRPVLISKRSAIDKGIARERYQFEMLTKHGDIKPVELSVHRTKIGDKEVTIGSARDISERLRLEKALREKITEIAFAGNRLLALTEKIKNVPLITAALLKSKSEAELCKGAIKLLCAKEGLSYKDAAIYFLLGGRLKLSECSKMMRKEKTGLPPSIINIHGSHHFALVARGEIARYQKDTEILLPLRGLRQIIGVVRIIMDQKEKELMDNNPVTKKSYEDIVETIGSILGLLTESLRMDKILEMQSIIDELTQIYNRRYFERMIKEETDRALRYRRALSLFLIDLNKFKQINDASGHNQGDIILTEVAQFLKKHSRKIDVVCRYGGDEFAIILPETNSKGALLKATRLYDHLKNHKFTNIKAPLVPSQRSGKGFYRITASFGISTLSKEKNILTEEELLSTADKALYKAKTMRKRQIKSYWL, encoded by the coding sequence ATGCTCAGCCAGGAAACTGTCCAGTTAGTCCTTTACAACTGCATGGGTTATAAAAAGGGCGAAACCGTCCTGGTCGTAACGGACGACACGCTCTGGGATTTAGGGTCTGCGTTCTACAACAAAATAAAAGAGCTCGGGATAGAAGTTGTCCTTAATTCCATGAAACCCCGCTCGATAAACGGCGAGGAGCCTCCTCAATCGATAGCCGAGGCGATGAAGAACGCCGATATCGCGCTTCTGGTCACCGGAAAGTCTTTAAGCCACACCCAGGCCCGCCGGCTGGCCTGCGCCTCCGAACGGAAAACCAGGATTGCCAGCATGCCCGGTGCGGATGCTAAAAGGCTGGAACAATTGCTTAAAGTTGATTATGATGAAATGTTCCGCCACGGATTTTCCTTAAGCGAAGAGCTGAAGAAAACCAAACGAGTGGAAATAACCACGCCCGGCGGGACAAACCTTTCCATGGAAATAACCGGTCGCGCGCCGCATGTCGACAGCGGCATTTTAGATACGCCGAGCGCTTTCGGGAATCTCCCAGCCGGAGAAGTATACCTGGCGCCGATGGAGGGCACCGCCAACGGTATTATCGTCGTAGACGGAAGCATCTCCGGAATCGGCCGCTTAAAAAAGCCCATTAAAATCACCGTTAAAAACGGGTTGGCCGAGCAGATTGATTCTACGGAACTAAGGAAAATCATCGACCCCTTGGGTCCGCTTGCCAGGAATATCGCCGAACTGGGAATAGGCACCAATCCGAACGCCGAAGTAGTCGGGAATATACTGGAAGACGAAAAAGCAATCAATATGGCCCATATCGCACTGGGAGACAACGTAAGCATGGGCGGCAAGGTAAAAGCACCCTGCCATATGGACGGCATTATGTTTTCCCCGAAAATAAAACTCGATGGCAAACCAATTCCGGAAAGGCTCATCAGATGGTATCCTTCCGCACGCACCGCAAAGAATAGGCGTCCCATATCGGACACGACTTATTCCATTATGGAATTCGAAGATACGCGTTCTTCCATCGGACCCGAATTATTTCAATTGCTTTTTGATAATTCCAACGACCCGCAGTATGTCCTGGATTTAAAAAGCCAGGTTTTTATGGAAGCCAACCGGGCATTTCTGGAATTATCCGGCTATTCAAAAGAAGAGCTGGTCGGAAAGCTGAAGTCGTCGGATTTGACGCCACCGAACTCCCGGCCGGTTTTAATCAGCAAGCGATCGGCAATAGACAAAGGGATTGCGCGGGAACGCTACCAATTCGAAATGCTGACAAAGCACGGCGATATAAAACCGGTCGAGCTTAGCGTCCACCGGACGAAGATAGGCGACAAGGAAGTGACTATCGGCTCGGCGCGCGATATCAGCGAAAGGTTGCGCCTGGAAAAAGCCTTGCGGGAAAAAATAACCGAAATCGCCTTTGCCGGCAACCGACTCCTGGCTTTGACCGAAAAGATAAAGAACGTTCCCTTGATAACCGCCGCGCTCCTCAAAAGCAAAAGCGAAGCGGAACTCTGCAAGGGGGCCATAAAGTTGTTATGCGCAAAAGAAGGGCTTTCTTACAAAGATGCGGCTATTTATTTCCTGCTGGGAGGCAGGTTAAAGCTTTCCGAATGCAGCAAGATGATGCGTAAGGAAAAAACCGGTTTGCCCCCTTCTATTATTAATATTCACGGTTCCCATCATTTCGCCCTGGTCGCCCGCGGGGAAATCGCCCGTTACCAAAAAGATACGGAAATCTTATTGCCCCTACGGGGCTTGCGCCAGATTATCGGCGTGGTGCGTATCATCATGGACCAGAAGGAAAAGGAACTCATGGACAATAACCCGGTAACCAAGAAAAGCTACGAGGATATCGTCGAGACAATCGGGTCTATTCTGGGGCTTCTTACCGAAAGCCTGCGGATGGATAAAATCCTGGAGATGCAATCAATTATAGACGAGTTGACCCAGATTTATAACCGCCGCTATTTTGAACGGATGATAAAAGAAGAGACCGATCGCGCACTTCGTTACCGCCGCGCGTTATCGCTTTTCCTGATAGATCTTAACAAATTCAAGCAAATCAATGATGCCTCCGGCCATAACCAGGGAGATATTATTTTAACCGAAGTCGCCCAGTTCCTCAAAAAACACAGCCGTAAAATTGATGTCGTCTGCCGTTATGGAGGCGATGAGTTTGCTATTATTCTTCCGGAAACGAATTCAAAGGGGGCTTTGCTTAAAGCCACCCGTTTATACGACCACTTAAAAAACCATAAATTCACCAATATAAAAGCGCCCCTCGTTCCTTCTCAGCGGAGCGGGAAAGGATTCTACCGGATTACCGCCAGTTTCGGGATAAGTACGCTTTCTAAAGAGAAAAACATTCTCACGGAAGAAGAACTTCTGTCAACAGCCGACAAGGCGCTTTATAAAGCAAAAACCATGAGGAAAAGGCAGATTAAAAGCTATTGGCTATAA